From a region of the Macrobrachium nipponense isolate FS-2020 chromosome 3, ASM1510439v2, whole genome shotgun sequence genome:
- the LOC135221631 gene encoding phenoloxidase-activating factor 1-like, producing the protein MTHSCVSWKILCAVGLVLLIEGVTSQSNPCPQECVSLQDCPELAKLLRDPTLASIKTLQEATCFIDGTVPKVCCPQPKALKASLLPRNCGQGPSIRRIVGGISTSPGDYPWMAVFGYKEIGFDGIKYLCGGSVINERYVLTAAHCVTPELLAVKSLEVIQLGDWDLKQPGRDCQGTFSGESCADPAVNVTYEKIIMHPNYNKRGYQSDDIALVRLSRKIDISGVYIHPVCLPHQGLSARSAMSRPDLRRPEAIVTGWGITETGIGSDRLLRVTVPYIEKSDCNSTYRGNILGEQICMGGEIGKDSCAGDSGGPLVLGGPRGPPYLQIGVVSYGPTDCGQKRIPGIYTDVTFYRDWIEATLQP; encoded by the exons CGAATCCCTGCCCTCAGGAATGCGTCAGCCTGCAGGACTGTCCGGAACTGGCCAAGCTCCTGCGAGACCCTACGTTAGCCAGCATCAAAACGCTGCAGGAGGCGACTTGCTTCATCGACGGTACCgttcccaag GTATGCTGCCCGCAACCCAAGGCATTGAAGGCATCCTTGCTGCCCAGAAACTGCGGGCAAGGCCCTAGCATTCGCAGGATCGTAGGAGGCATAAGTACGAGTCCTGGGGACTACCCGTGGATGGCCGTCTTCGGATATAAAG AGATCGGCTTCGACGGCATCAAGTACCTCTGCGGCGGATCTGTGATCAACGAACGATACGTCCTCACCGCAGCTCACTGTGTCACTCCGGAGCTTTTGGCTGTGAAATCATT GGAAGTGATTCAACTGGGCGACTGGGACCTCAAGCAGCCTGGCAGAGACTGCCAGGGGACCTTCTCGGGTGAGAGCTGCGCAGATCCAGCCGTCAACGTCACCTACGAGAAAATCATAATGCACCCCAATTACAACAAGAGAGGCTATCAGTCAGACGACATCGCCCTCGTCAGATTGTCCAGGAAGATTGACATCTCGG GTGTCTACATCCACCCGGTGTGCCTGCCCCACCAGGGCCTCTCGGCCCGCAGTGCCATGTCCAGGCCCGACCTCCGCAGACCAGAGGCCATCGTGACGGGATGGGGAATCACAGAGACTGGCATCGGCAGCGACCGTCTCCTGAGGGTCACTGTTCCTTACATCGAGAAGAGCGATTGCAATTCGACTTACAGAGGAAACATTTTAGGCGAACAG ATCTGCATGGGAGGAGAGATCGGAAAAGACTCCTGCGCTGGAGACTCAGGTGGGCCCCTGGTTCTAGGAGGACCCAGAGGGCCCCCTTACCTGCAGATTGGTGTCGTCTCTTACGGTCCCACCGACTGTGGCCAGAAGAGAATACCAGGAATTTACACCGACGTCACTTTCTACAGAGACTGGATAGAAGCAACGCTACAGCCTTGA